Below is a genomic region from Granulicella sp. L56.
GCCTGCTAAAGTTCGGGAACCTGTTTATGGCTATTCCCTCTCAGGTGTAGCCTCCCTTGTTCCCTCTCAGGTATAGCTTCCCTTGTTTGTCATTCTCGAAGGGAATCTGCGTTTTGCTCGAATCACCAAAACTACATCTGGAGGAAAACCGCCTAGCGATCTCAACCACGTCATCTCACCGAAGCGCAGCGGAGAGACGGCGGCAAAAGCGCAGCCTTCGGTCGAGATGACGTGCGTTTGGGGACGAGGGAGAGGATTCAGGTCCCGAATCTTAGCGTCCCAGATAGACCTTGTACTGGCTCTCAACCACACCCGTGTTGCGGGCCAGCATCAGCTTCGACTGATTGTACTGATAGAGCGTCTGCACCAGCTTGGTCTGCGCATCGGCCAGCGAGGCCTCGGCCTGCACGACCGGGAGGTTATCGGAGACGCCGGACTGAAAGCGGTCGGTGGCCTGCTGTAGCTCTTCGGTGGCCAGATCGACGTTGCTGCGCGCAACCTTTACGAGTTGGTTGGAGGACTGGACATCGAGCATCGCCGAACGAATCTGCTGCTCGATGGTGACTCGGAGCGACGTAATCTGCTGGTGAAGCGCGGTGACCTGCGCGTTAGCAACCTCACGCTCTCCGCGAAGCTGCCCTTCCTGGAAGATGGGGACCTTCAGGCTGCCCGTGGCAGCAAAGATGCCGTGGTAGAGGCCGTGGGTCTCGCCAAGGACGCCGTAATGGCCGTCGAAGGAGAGTGTCGGCAGGCGCTCGTACTTCACGGCCTTTTCCGCGCGCTCGGCTACTTCCTGTTGAGCCTGAAGGCTCAGCAGGTCTTTGCGCCGGGTATAGGCGAGTGCCATGGCCTGGTCGAGCGGAAGCTCGGCAAATTCGGAGTAAGGAGTCTTGTCCGTCAGCGTCAGCTCCTGCTCCGCAGGCAGGCCAATCAAGCGGTTGAGCGCGATCTTGTCCTTGGCAAAGGTATTTTCCGCGTTGATGACCGTCTGCTGCTGGGTCTGTAGCTGCACGCGCGCACGAAGCACATCGAGGTTCGTCCCCACGCCTGCGTCGTGCGAGGCGGTGGCCTGTTGCAGGACGAGTTCGTCGGCCTTCTCGAGTGCCTGCGCGTTCTCGATCTGCGAGGCGTCAGCCAGCGCCAGAAGGTACTGTGTTCCAACCTTCAGAACGACGGTGCCCTCGGAGTTCCGGGTCGTCATCGTTGCGGCGGTCTCGGCCTTTTGCGCAGAACGGTAGAGATAATAAGCCGGGACGTTGAATAACTGCTGATTCATATTCAACTGTGCGCCTGTCGTGTCCAGCTTGATGACCGTCGGAAAGGTCGCCGGATCGAGGCCGAACTTCGCCAGCAGCGATGGCTTGAAGCCCAGCGCCGCCAAGTTGATCATCTGGGTCTCGGTAAAGGCCTCGGCGGTGAGGGAGGGCAGAAGATTGTTGGCCACGGTCAGGACCTGGCCATGGACGATCCGCTGGTTCTGGCGGGCCAGCTCCATCTGCAGGTTGTTCTTGACTCCCTGTTCAATGGCCTCGTCGAGACTCAGCGGCAGGGCAGACGGGGTGGCCTGCTGAACGGTGACGCCGCCCGGAAACTTCGCGGTAAGGGTATGAGGCGTAGGTGCCGAGGGCAGGCCTTCTGCGGAATCCTGCGCGTGCGCAGCCACACTCAAGCTGCCGCAGACCGCCAGCAGCAGACACACCTTCGCATTGGTAGCAAAATAACTCAGAGATCCTCGCAAGCTTACTTTGTTTAGATTACCCATACCGCCTTCTGGTTGCGAAATCTAAATCTCAAATTAGGGGCAGCTTCGAGCAGGGGGAGGGGGAAAACCCCCATCAGCTAAAATACTTAACACAATCCTATGCGTCTTATACCCATGAATCGCATCGCTCTCTCTGCAGCCAGCCTGCTGATCGCCCTTCCGCTTTGTGCCCCTGTCTTTGCGCAGACCTCCGCGCCGCCGAATACGGGGACAGCCTTCAAAGATACCTCCATGCTCAAGCCCCCTGCGGGAGAGCGTGTCGCCATCTTCGAGTTCGAAGACCTGGAATGCCCGGCCTGCGCCCATGCCTTCCCGATTACCCGCGCCGCCGCCGAGCATTACAAGATTCCGCTGCTGCACCACGATTTTCCGCTCAAGATGCATATCTGGAGCCTGGATGCGGCCATCACGGCCCGTTATATGCAGGACAAGGTCTCTCCGCAGGCGGCAGAGGACTATCGCCGCGCGGTCTTCGCCAATCAGAACTCCATCGCCTCGAAGGAAGACCTGCAGAACTTCACGCGGCACTACTTCCAGACGCATGGACACGAGATGCCCTTCGTCGTCGACCCGACCGGCCAGTTTGCCCGCGAGGTGCAGGCGGACTATCAGCTTGGCGAGCGCGTTGGCCTGACCCAGACGCCCACCATCTTCGTGGTCACGCCCAAGCACTGGGTCCAGATCACGGACGTCAACGATCTCTACCAGACCATCGATACCGCGCTGGCCGAGACGCCCGCAGTGGCAAGCTCCAAGATGCGGCATCCTGCCAAAGCCCAGCAGCGGTAGTTAGCGAATCTGCACCAGCTCCGGGTTGGCGTGTCCTGCGCCGCCCGGGGTGATGGTGGTCTTCTGCGGAGCGCGCCAGTGGTCGATGTAGCTGACCTGATGCACGCAGCTGATGGTGCAGTTGGGTGAGCAACTCTTCTCAGTAAGAAACTCGCGCTTCACATCGGCAGTCATGTAGCCCGCCAGAGGAACGCCGGGATATCCGCGCTGCTGGCTGCAATAGTGCACCAGCCCGAACTCGCAGATGTAGAGGTAACGGCCGCCCGCTCGGCAACGCCAGTCGTTGGTCTTGCCGTTGGCGATGGCTTCCTGAAAATGATTGAACCGCGAATAGCTGCGGCGCGTCAGCTTGCGAACCTTGTCCCAAACAGTGCGCTCAGATTCGCCCAGCGGCTTCAACTGCCCGCTGCCGTCGTGGATGATGCCGATGGTCGAGCTGAATCCCAGCCCCAGAGCGCGTTCGCTGACGGTCAGCGCATCGCTCGGGTTGGCGATACCGCCACCGACGACGGAGTTGATGTTGACGTGAAAGTCGGCGTGCTCGGCGAGCATCTGCAGCTTCTTGTCCAGCACCTTCAGGCTCTTTTTGGAGACCGCGTCCGGCATCACGTTGTCGATCGAGATCTGCATGTGATCGAGTCCGGCCTTGTTCAGCCGCTCGATGCGATCAGGCATCAGCAGATAGCCGTTGGTAATCATTCCAGCGATGGCGCCGGTCTTGCGAATGCGCGCAATGATCTGGTCGAGCTCGGGGTGCAGCAGCGGCTCGCCACCGGAGATGGTGATGACTGAGGTGCCCAGGCGGCCAAGGTCGTCAATACGCCGCAGCATCTCGTCGAGCGGCACGGGGTCGGAGACGTCATCGAACTCGTTGCAATAAGTGCAGGCCAGGTTGCAGCGCCGCATCGGCACAATGTGCGCCATGTAAGGATGCCCGGTCGAAGCCAGCGCCGAACCAATCGAGCCAAGCTCACGCAGTTTGCGGGTGACAGCCTTCCATCGCCGCTTCGCAGTCATCGGACGGCGGCCAGTTCCAGTGGTAGAGGGAGATTCCATACTTACTTTCAAGTATATAGAACTGGTGAGTGTGAAGGGAGTGCTGGTGTTGCGCAGGAATCTAAACCAGCGTTATAACTCAGCGACTTGCGCGTGCTCTTTACCAACAAAAGGCATCACCACGCTGGAGCGTTTCTTGCTGTCCGGCGTCATGGTCATGGTCTGCTCGTGTCGGTCGCGCAGCACCTGCAAGACAACCGGCTTGCCGCGGTTCTGATGAATGGTCTTCGACCACTCGCTTCCAGTCGTCACCGGCACCTGGTTCACCTGGATGACGACATCGCCTGCCCGCAGCCCGGCGTCTTCGGCGGGACTGTTGGGCTCGATGCTTCGCACCAGCAGACCGGCGTTTCCTTCGACCCCGAAGAACTCCGCGAGCTGCGGCCCCATGACCTCAAGCTGTGCCCCGGTGAACGACGCGCTCAATACAGTCGTCGCAGCCAGAAAATCCCGATGCGGCTTGGCTCCCGTGCCGGAAGGGGCCGTGTCCGAGTGGATGAATCCGTTTCCGACCTGCGGCGAAGGGCCATTGTCGATCTCGGGATCGGGCACTACAAGGTGCTGCTCCCACGCCCGGCGCTCCACCTCCTGCCGGTTGGCGAGCTGCGTCGTCAACGTCTGCTGCTGGCCGTCCCGGCTGATCACGAAGGTCACCGACTTGCCTGCGGGAGTCTCGCGCAGGATCTGCCGCAGTTGCTCCTGGTTCTGAATCGATACCCCGTTCATCTGCAGAATGACATCCTGATTCTGAAGGCCGAGCTTGCCTGCCGGGCCATCATGGTCTACATGAATGATCTCCGCGCCGCGCGTGTCATTCAACCTGAGCGGCGTTACCTCGTCCTGGCCCACATCGCGCAGGTCTACGCCGAGATATCCCTGCGGAATGCGCGGTGGGGCAGCGGATCGTGCAGCTCCGTGGATCTTTGCGGAGACAGGCAGAGCAACGTTAGCGGCGGTGTGCGAAAAGGCCGCGGATGCCAATCCCGGTAGGGCCAACAGCGCAACCGAGGTCATCGCCGCCCTTCGTACACGGTGCTGGATCTTCATGGGTCTCATCGCCTACTGAATGTCCGCAGCGCCCTGCAATGCCTGGTAGGAGGCGGTTCGGATGTAGGGATTCTCGTCCTGGGTCGAGACCGTACGCAGCACCTCGCGCACGCTCGAGTCCGCTTGCACCGGCTCCAACATGCCAATCGCGGTGGTTCGCACCTCGGCGTCGGAGTCATGCATCAATGCTTCGAGTACGGCATCGCGCACCCGGCGGTCCTGTCCGACGTAGCGCTGCAAGCCTTCGAGAGCCTTCATCCGCACTCCGGCATTCTTGTCGTAACGCAAAGAAACCAGCAACGCGCTGCGAATGCCCGGGCCTGTGCACTCGTGTCCTGCCGTGCACTCATGCGCCAGCAGCGCGACCGAGTCGGCACGCACGCCGTTCGTCGCCGCCGCATTGGTCCCTGCCAGCAGCAGTTGGCGAATCTCGGGCGAGTCCAGCGAGCCTTCCATCGTCTCGGGAACCACCTTGTTGTACTTCACCTGTACCAGCTCCGAGTTCGGCGTCTGCACGATGCCGGTCACGTTCGCAATCGTCGCCAGCGTAGGATTGCTCAGCGTTACCGTACTCTTGGGTTTGGGCGCATGGGCGACTTCATAGCGATAGGTAAAGTTGCCTCCGAGAAATCCCACTCCCAGCAGCAGTGTGGCCAGCGCGGGAGCGCTTTGCACATGGCCGATCCATGCAAACAGGCCGCGGCGCAACTGGGTAAAGATCCCATGCGGAGGAATCGCATCCAGCTCCTCATCCAGCCTGACTCTTGCCTGTGCCAGAAAGTTTGGTGACGGCTCCACGACGGGAAGCAGCGCCAGATGCTGGTCCAACTCGCGGAGCGCTTCCAGTTCACTGCGGCAGTCGTCGCATCCATCCAGATGCTGCTCCAGCGGGATGGCGTACTCATCCGGCAGCTCGCCATAACTTGCCAGAAGGATGTTCTCTTTTGCGGTTTCGCACTTCATTGCACTACCTCAACCAGCCTCAAAAATTCTGTTGCTACTGTCGGGTCTGTAAAGTCTGCCCGTCGGTTTCCTGATCCCTAATCCCTGCCTCTACCGCACTCCGGCGAGGTTCGCACGAAGCTTGCGGGTCGCCCGAAACAGCGTGTTCTTTGCTGTCTCTTCGGTCGTGCTCAACATCTCGCCAATCGTCCGCAGCTTCAGCCCCTGGTAGTGCTTCAGCTCAAATACGGTCCGTTCGCGCGGCGTCAGCTTATCCAACGCCTCGCCGATCCTCTGACCCATCACCTTCCGGTCCAGCTCCCGTCCCGGGTTCGCCATGGAACGGTCGTCGGTGACGTTCGCCATCAGGTCCATCTCGCCGCCATTGGAATCGAGCACGGTTGCCGGATCTTCCCGGCGGCTCTTTCGCCTGCGCAACTGGTCCAGGCAAAGGTTGGTGACGATCCGGTAAAGCCACGTATAGAACGAGCACTCAAAGCGGAAGTTCCCCAGATGGCGGTACGCCTTGATAAAGGCCTCCTGGTGAACATCCTGCGCATCCTGCTCGTTGCCAAGCATATGCAGCGCCAGCCGCAGTACAGACTGGTCGTAGCGGCGTACCAGCGCGTCGAAGGCGGTCCGCTGCCCTCGCTGGGCCTCGCGGATCAACTCGTCGTCTTCGATGCGCTGCTGAGCGCGCGCCTGGATCTGCGCCTCAGTCAGCTTGCCGCCGTTTCTGGTGCCGGATTGTGTGGCCGCTTTTGCCATCCCTGGCAATGATTCTACCGCTGCGGCATCACGCAATCCCAACGCGAACGGACTCGGCCGTCGCCCAATAGGACTAATCCCAATTGCTTCAACGCTCATTTGTCTGACTCCGGAGTCAGGAAATCGATTTCACTTCAATAGACCCACCCCCCACCCAAAAGGTAAGCAGAGAAACCTTTTTAGCGGAAAAATCCTGATCTTTCCTTCATCCTGCCCAAAATCACGTCATCTCGACCGAAGCGAAGCGGAGTGGAGAGACCCCTGTATTTCGCCCTTGCCGTAAGCCGCCACCGCCATCCGGTAAACTCACAAAATGTCCTCAAGCAGCCTTTTTCCCGACAAGACCGACTGGATCTCCGCCCACTGCGACGGCGGCGCCCGCGGCAATCCCGGCCCCGCCGGCTATGGTGCACAGGTCTGTGATTCGAGCGGCATGGTCATCGCCGAACTGAGTGAGTTTCTCGGCATCCGCACCAACAATTACGCTGAATACTCCGGCCTGCTTGGCTGCCTCCAGTTCGCCCTCGACAACCACCATCCCCGCCTCCGCGTCGTCTCCGACTCGGAGCTGATGGTCAAGCAGATTCAGGGAAAATATCAGGTCAAAAGCCCTGATCTGAAGCCTCTCTACGAAGAGGCAAAGCGCCGCATCGCCAGGCTCGAAAAGTTCGAGATCAGCCACGCCCTCCGCCACAAAAATAAAGACGCCGACCGCCTCGCCAACGAGGCCATGGATCGTGGCATGAACCGCTCTCCCGCCAAAATTCCGGTGATCACACAACCGGCGACCGCAACACCGGGTGCGCCACGTCCGGCTCTTGAGGGCGTGGGCGGAACGCCACAAAAAGCGATCCCGTATCCCAAAGCGTCCGAAACCCCGCCCAACCCCTACGCCAAAGCCGACGCCATGCTGCGCGGCTTCACCAAGGACGGGGTCGTCCACGTTCTCGGCGGAGCAACTCTACCCGACGGAATCTTCGTAAAAATCATCCGCGAATAGGTCATCTCCACTTACTGGACAACACAGTTTTCTCGGACCCACGCACTACGTCATCTCGACCGAAGGCGGCGCTTTTGCCGCCGCAGCGGAGAGACCCCTGTATTTCGCCGTTGCCTTTGCTGTTGCTGGTCTTTTACTCTTCTGCCTGCTCCAAACCATCCCTGGACCGCTGATCGGCCTCACCAGCCGTCTGGGCCAGTCCTGTGCAGATCGACTCCACAATAAACATCTGCCTCAGCATCGCTTCGAAGGCCGGCGGGTGGTTGATTCCCTCGTAGCGGTTCTGCATCTGATCCAGAATTCCCACCACACGGGCCGCCCGCTTCCTTCCCGCAGGTTGCAGCGTCAGTTGAAATGCCCGCGAATCTTCCGGATCGACCCGCCGCCGCACCAGCCCCCTGGCCTCGAGCGACGAGATGCAGTGGCTCACATTGCCTCGCGTCGTCTCAAACGTCTCCGCCAGCTCCGACGGCTTGATGCCGCGCTTCTTCTCGAAGAAGATCGCCGCCAGCACCAGCGCCTCAAGGAACGTCACCTCTTCCTTGCGAAGGATCCGGGTGAGGAGCGCATCCAGGCGGCGGGCGCTCCGGGTGATCTGAAAGATCGGGCTTTGCTTCAGGAAAGGTTCGATTCTCATAGAGGCTCCACGCTAATATTAGTTCGATAGTAAATAGTTGAATCATTCAACTATTTACTATCGAACAAAACTAACTCCCCAACGCCACTTTTTCGATAGATCATCGAAAGACAAACCATGTTGAAGATCGCAAAATTCCTTCCCGCCTGCCTGCTCTGCCTGCTCTGCCTTGCTGCCGCCGCGCAACAAACGCCTGCTCCCGTCTCCCAGTCGGTCACGGTCACCACTACGGTCCAGCCCATCCCGCTCTCTGAGAGCGATCGCGCCGTGCAGGCGCTCGACACCCGCCAGTACCCGCTGCTGTTCAACAGCGTCGTCGACTACCTCAGCCTCGATTCGTCGCTCAACCTGCAATCCCGCGCCCCCGCCGGGGTGCAGTCCGACCTCTCCATTCGCGGCACCACGTTTGAGCAGTCCCTAATTCTGCTCAACGGCCTGCGCATCGACGATCCCGAGACTGGCCATCTGAACCTCGACATTCCCGTTCCGCTCGATGCTGTCTCGCGCATCGAGGTGCTGCACGGCTCTGGCTCTACGTTTTATGGTTCCGACGCGATTGGCGGGGCGGTCAACCTTATCACCGCAGAGCCAGCCGTACCGCTTACGGGAAGTCCCTTTTCGCTTACGGCCAAGGCCGGGGGCGGCAACTATGCCTCGACCGAGCAGTCTTTTCGGGCTGACTACGCAAGCAAGCCTTTCTCGGCAGAATTGAGTGGCAGCCGCGATACTTCCGGCGGCTTCATCGCCGACCGCAACTACGCTAGCAATGCGATCTCCGCCGAGACCTGGCTGAACCTCAAGCCGGGCACGACCGACATTCTCGTCGCCATGAGCGACCGTCCTTACGGAGCCAACCAGTTCTATGGCCCCTACAACTCATGGGAGCGCACCAAGGGTTGGTTTGCTTCCATTCAGCAGCAGCTTGGGCAGCGCACTGCTGCAAGCTTTGGCTACCGCCGCCACACCGACATCTTTGTCCTCTTCGTCGATGACCCCAGCGCCTACGAGAACAACCACATCGACACCGCCTGGCAGTCTGCTTTGCGTCGGGTCGATAAGCTTGCCACCAACATCACTCTTTCCTACGGCCTCGAAGCCAACGGCGACGCTATTCAGAGCACCAATCTAGGCCGCCATGCCCGCAACCAGGGCGCGGGATATGCCAACCTCTCGCTTCCCTCGCTGGGGCGTTTTTCGCTCTCCATCGGAGGCCGCGAAGAGATCTTCTCGGGTGGGGACGCGATCTTCTCTCCCAACGCCGCCGTGGCTTTTACGCTGACGCACACCGTTCGTCTGCGAGCCTCTGCGGGACATGGCTTCCGCCTGCCGACCTACCTCGATCTCTACTACTCCGACCCCACCAACATCGGCAATCCGAACCTCAAGCCGGAGTCTTCATGGAGTTATGAGGGGGGCGTTGATTGGACTCCTGCGAGTGGGCGCTTTACGCTGACGACCACTGGCTTCAGCCTTCACCAGAAGGACGGCATCGACTACTCGAAGTACTCGCTCGACGCTCCATGGCAGGCCACGAACGTCGGCAACTTCAACTACAACGGGGCAGAGACTCAGCTTCGTCTGCGTCTGCCCGGCTCTGAGCATCTCGATCTTAGCTATACCGCTGTGCGTGCCACCTCGCCGCCGAAGGGACTTATCTCTGAATACGCCTTCAACTATGCCGCGCAGAACGCTATCGCCGCATGGACAGGAGACTTTCATCAGCTCACGGCCCACACGCAGGTCGCCGTCATTCAGAAGACGACTCGAACTGCCTATCCGCTGTGGGATATTTCGCTGGCTCGCAATACTGGCTGGTTGCGGCCGTATGTGCGGCTCTTGAATCTGAGCAATACCGGCTATCAGGATATTCCGGGCGTGCCTTTGCAGGGGCGCACTGTGATGGCTGGGACTGCTTTTACATGGCCTCGTCGGCGGTAAGTACAACGGCAAATACAGGGGTCTCTCCACTGCGCTTCGCTCCGGTCGAGATGACGTAGTTTGTGCAGGGCAAATAGCACTCTAGTTTGCCGATGGCCTTTCGATGTGGTCTATGACCAGAACGTCGGCGGGGCCTTTTGTTGCTTCGAGCTTCAGGCCTAGCTGCTCCTGAATGGCGGTAAAGATACCGGGTGCAGCACCCGGTTCGTTCGTTGGTACGTTATCGGGTGTCCACTTCAAGGTGAAGTCGTATCTGCCGGGAAGGTTCGTTTCATCGATAACGGGTCTGTCCATATAGGCCTGCATCCCGAGGGCGAAGTCCGACATTGAGTTGTTAGTGAACTTCCTCTGCTGTTGGCCGCCCTGTCCATGGCCGCTTTGCGTCGGCAGGCCATAGGCGTTCTCGGTACTTTGCGCGAGCTTCGGGCCTCCCTTTGCCACCTTGATGGCATAGATGGAGAGGTCGCGCTTGTCGCGATGGAGTTTGAGGCCGAATCTGTCCTGGAGGAGCTTTTGTAGCATTTCCTGAACCTGGTGGAGATTTGCGACGCCCGGCAGATCGGCTTGTCCATCGATATCGAAGCTCTCGGTCCCGAGCCACGCCGGGCCGTCTACGATCTGCTTTCGATGGACCGCGTAGGCGAAGGAGATGAGATCGTTGACGGTCTGGGCCTCGATGACAAGGCGGTGACCGCCTACGATGAAGTTCCCGGTTTCATTGGGATCGGCAGGCTTGACGGTTGCAACTTCCAATGACGGATGTGCGTCCGCCGCCATGGGGGACATCGGCGATGCGAGTTGTTGTCCTGCACTGTTTTGCTGAGCAATGATGTTGGGCGGCGCGAAACCCGATAGACAAAGCGCGAAGAAGAACAGTGTTTTGTGCAGATTTCTTCGAACCGTGCTGTTGGCCCACATCGAAGTGATCCCTCCATCAAGTCAAATACCGAATGGCACACAACTTTGAGTATCGTTTCGTGGGGGACGCAGGCAGTTTCTTTACTTCGCCAGCTCCGCCTTTACGATCTCGCTGACCAGCTTGCCGTCGGCACGCACGCCGCTGGCCTGAATCCGCTGCTGGACGACACGCATGGTGGTTCCCAGATCTTTGAGGCTGGGCTTTTGGCCGTCCTGCGAGAGATGCTCGATCGCGCCTTGAACGACTGCGCGGATATCATCCTCGCTGGCGGCTTTGGGCAGGTAGCCTTCGATCATGCCGATCTCAAGCTGCTCTTTTTCGGCCAGTTGGGGGCGGTTGCCCTTGGTGAACTGCTCGACCGACTCTTTTCGCTGCTTGATGAGCGTGGTCAGAATCTGGGTCTCTTCGGCATCGGTCAAGGGCTCGCGCTTGTCGATTTCCTTGTTTTTCAAAGCGCTTTTTACCATGCGCAGGGTGGTCAGGCGGTGCTCGTCCCTTGCCTTCATCGCTGTGATGATGTCCGTCTGAATCTTTTCGCCGATACTCATTGCCGCACTCTCCTCAATCCCTAAACACTTCATTATAGAAAACCCGCAACCGGGCTGGCCGCCGCTACAATATAAGCATGATCCGCAAAACTCGCCTTTTCACTCCTGGACCGACTCCTCTTCTTCCCGCCGCCCAGTTTGCCATGGCTGCCGCAGACATCCACCACCGCACCGCTGAGTTCCGCGCCCTCTTCACCCGCGTTCTCTCCCAGCTCAAGGAGTTCGTCGGTACCACCAACGATGTTCTCATCCTCGCCAGCTCCGGCTCTGGAGCGATGGAAGCCTCCGTCTCGAACCTCACTTCGCCGGGAGATCGCGTTCTCGTGCTGACCGCCGGAAAGTTCGGCGAGCGCTGGACCGGCATCACCAAGGCATTTGGCTGCCACGTTGATGTCGTTGAAGCTCCCTATGGCAGCACCTTTACGCTCGACCAGATCAAGGCCGCTCTGAAGCTTGAGACCCGCGTTGTCTTCGTTCAGGCCACTGAGTCCTCTACTGGCGTCAGCCACGATATCGAGGCCATCGGCAAGCTGCTGAAGGATGAGAAGTCCGAGGCGCTCTTTGTTGTTGACGGCATCACCGGCCTCGGCACCACCCACCTCGACATGGACGCCTGGGGCGTCGACGTTCTGATCGGCGGCTCGCAGAAGGCGCTGATGATTCCTCCCGGCCTCTCCTATCTCGCGGTCAGCCCGCGTGCCTGGGACCGCATGGAGTCGACCTACAACCCGCGCTACTACTTCGACCTGCGCAAGGAGCGCAAGAATGCAGCCAAGGGTGAGTCTGCCTATACGCCTTCTGTTGCTCTGATTGCGGCCATGGGCGCGGCGCTTGACTATATTGCTGGTCAGGCTGAAGGCAATCTTGTTGAAGGCCGCAAGAAGCTGGTCGACAACGCTCAGACCTGCGCTGCCATGACTCGCGCTGCTGCCACCGCGATGGGCTTTAAGCTCTTCGCGCCGAAGGGCCGCGAGGCTGGTGCTGCGACTGCCATCATGGCGCCTGAGGGCACTGACTCCGGCACCATCGTCAAGGGGCT
It encodes:
- a CDS encoding HEAT repeat domain-containing protein, whose amino-acid sequence is MKCETAKENILLASYGELPDEYAIPLEQHLDGCDDCRSELEALRELDQHLALLPVVEPSPNFLAQARVRLDEELDAIPPHGIFTQLRRGLFAWIGHVQSAPALATLLLGVGFLGGNFTYRYEVAHAPKPKSTVTLSNPTLATIANVTGIVQTPNSELVQVKYNKVVPETMEGSLDSPEIRQLLLAGTNAAATNGVRADSVALLAHECTAGHECTGPGIRSALLVSLRYDKNAGVRMKALEGLQRYVGQDRRVRDAVLEALMHDSDAEVRTTAIGMLEPVQADSSVREVLRTVSTQDENPYIRTASYQALQGAADIQ
- a CDS encoding TolC family protein — its product is MGNLNKVSLRGSLSYFATNAKVCLLLAVCGSLSVAAHAQDSAEGLPSAPTPHTLTAKFPGGVTVQQATPSALPLSLDEAIEQGVKNNLQMELARQNQRIVHGQVLTVANNLLPSLTAEAFTETQMINLAALGFKPSLLAKFGLDPATFPTVIKLDTTGAQLNMNQQLFNVPAYYLYRSAQKAETAATMTTRNSEGTVVLKVGTQYLLALADASQIENAQALEKADELVLQQATASHDAGVGTNLDVLRARVQLQTQQQTVINAENTFAKDKIALNRLIGLPAEQELTLTDKTPYSEFAELPLDQAMALAYTRRKDLLSLQAQQEVAERAEKAVKYERLPTLSFDGHYGVLGETHGLYHGIFAATGSLKVPIFQEGQLRGEREVANAQVTALHQQITSLRVTIEQQIRSAMLDVQSSNQLVKVARSNVDLATEELQQATDRFQSGVSDNLPVVQAEASLADAQTKLVQTLYQYNQSKLMLARNTGVVESQYKVYLGR
- a CDS encoding ribonuclease HI family protein; translated protein: MSSSSLFPDKTDWISAHCDGGARGNPGPAGYGAQVCDSSGMVIAELSEFLGIRTNNYAEYSGLLGCLQFALDNHHPRLRVVSDSELMVKQIQGKYQVKSPDLKPLYEEAKRRIARLEKFEISHALRHKNKDADRLANEAMDRGMNRSPAKIPVITQPATATPGAPRPALEGVGGTPQKAIPYPKASETPPNPYAKADAMLRGFTKDGVVHVLGGATLPDGIFVKIIRE
- a CDS encoding radical SAM protein, whose amino-acid sequence is MESPSTTGTGRRPMTAKRRWKAVTRKLRELGSIGSALASTGHPYMAHIVPMRRCNLACTYCNEFDDVSDPVPLDEMLRRIDDLGRLGTSVITISGGEPLLHPELDQIIARIRKTGAIAGMITNGYLLMPDRIERLNKAGLDHMQISIDNVMPDAVSKKSLKVLDKKLQMLAEHADFHVNINSVVGGGIANPSDALTVSERALGLGFSSTIGIIHDGSGQLKPLGESERTVWDKVRKLTRRSYSRFNHFQEAIANGKTNDWRCRAGGRYLYICEFGLVHYCSQQRGYPGVPLAGYMTADVKREFLTEKSCSPNCTISCVHQVSYIDHWRAPQKTTITPGGAGHANPELVQIR
- a CDS encoding TonB-dependent siderophore receptor, giving the protein MLKIAKFLPACLLCLLCLAAAAQQTPAPVSQSVTVTTTVQPIPLSESDRAVQALDTRQYPLLFNSVVDYLSLDSSLNLQSRAPAGVQSDLSIRGTTFEQSLILLNGLRIDDPETGHLNLDIPVPLDAVSRIEVLHGSGSTFYGSDAIGGAVNLITAEPAVPLTGSPFSLTAKAGGGNYASTEQSFRADYASKPFSAELSGSRDTSGGFIADRNYASNAISAETWLNLKPGTTDILVAMSDRPYGANQFYGPYNSWERTKGWFASIQQQLGQRTAASFGYRRHTDIFVLFVDDPSAYENNHIDTAWQSALRRVDKLATNITLSYGLEANGDAIQSTNLGRHARNQGAGYANLSLPSLGRFSLSIGGREEIFSGGDAIFSPNAAVAFTLTHTVRLRASAGHGFRLPTYLDLYYSDPTNIGNPNLKPESSWSYEGGVDWTPASGRFTLTTTGFSLHQKDGIDYSKYSLDAPWQATNVGNFNYNGAETQLRLRLPGSEHLDLSYTAVRATSPPKGLISEYAFNYAAQNAIAAWTGDFHQLTAHTQVAVIQKTTRTAYPLWDISLARNTGWLRPYVRLLNLSNTGYQDIPGVPLQGRTVMAGTAFTWPRRR
- a CDS encoding MarR family winged helix-turn-helix transcriptional regulator, with product MRIEPFLKQSPIFQITRSARRLDALLTRILRKEEVTFLEALVLAAIFFEKKRGIKPSELAETFETTRGNVSHCISSLEARGLVRRRVDPEDSRAFQLTLQPAGRKRAARVVGILDQMQNRYEGINHPPAFEAMLRQMFIVESICTGLAQTAGEADQRSRDGLEQAEE
- a CDS encoding thioredoxin domain-containing protein, producing the protein MNRIALSAASLLIALPLCAPVFAQTSAPPNTGTAFKDTSMLKPPAGERVAIFEFEDLECPACAHAFPITRAAAEHYKIPLLHHDFPLKMHIWSLDAAITARYMQDKVSPQAAEDYRRAVFANQNSIASKEDLQNFTRHYFQTHGHEMPFVVDPTGQFAREVQADYQLGERVGLTQTPTIFVVTPKHWVQITDVNDLYQTIDTALAETPAVASSKMRHPAKAQQR
- a CDS encoding RNA polymerase sigma factor; the protein is MSVEAIGISPIGRRPSPFALGLRDAAAVESLPGMAKAATQSGTRNGGKLTEAQIQARAQQRIEDDELIREAQRGQRTAFDALVRRYDQSVLRLALHMLGNEQDAQDVHQEAFIKAYRHLGNFRFECSFYTWLYRIVTNLCLDQLRRRKSRREDPATVLDSNGGEMDLMANVTDDRSMANPGRELDRKVMGQRIGEALDKLTPRERTVFELKHYQGLKLRTIGEMLSTTEETAKNTLFRATRKLRANLAGVR
- a CDS encoding PDZ domain-containing protein yields the protein MKIQHRVRRAAMTSVALLALPGLASAAFSHTAANVALPVSAKIHGAARSAAPPRIPQGYLGVDLRDVGQDEVTPLRLNDTRGAEIIHVDHDGPAGKLGLQNQDVILQMNGVSIQNQEQLRQILRETPAGKSVTFVISRDGQQQTLTTQLANRQEVERRAWEQHLVVPDPEIDNGPSPQVGNGFIHSDTAPSGTGAKPHRDFLAATTVLSASFTGAQLEVMGPQLAEFFGVEGNAGLLVRSIEPNSPAEDAGLRAGDVVIQVNQVPVTTGSEWSKTIHQNRGKPVVLQVLRDRHEQTMTMTPDSKKRSSVVMPFVGKEHAQVAEL